The following are encoded together in the Azospirillum lipoferum 4B genome:
- the metZ gene encoding O-succinylhomoserine sulfhydrylase: MSRTDHRNPNVSGLRPRSKLVHGGIRRSQFDETCEALYQTSGFVYGSAEEAENAFANDGSRHVYSRFRNPTSAMFEDRLAEYEGAEWAYATSSGMAAVHGALMSGLRTGDRVVAPRSLFISCYWIVKELCSRFGIESVFVDGTDLAEWEEALSKPTKAVFLETPSNPGLEVVDLEAVCKLAHAAGAVVVADNAFATPVLQRPFEFGADVVIYSATKHIDGQGRCLGGVILAKDRKYGSDVIHPFLRHTGPTISPFNSWLLLKGMETLELRVHAQSAAALQVAEFLESHPKVAQVLYPLLPSHPQYDLVRKQMTGGGNMLSVFLKGGKTEAFNALNGLRMVMISNNLGDSKSLITHPATTTHSKLTDEEKVAARIEPGLLRLSVGLEDPQDIIEDLDRALAEA; this comes from the coding sequence ATGTCGCGCACCGATCATCGCAATCCGAACGTCTCGGGCCTGCGCCCGCGGTCCAAGCTGGTTCATGGCGGCATCCGCCGCTCGCAGTTCGACGAGACCTGCGAGGCGCTGTACCAGACCTCCGGCTTCGTCTACGGCTCGGCCGAGGAGGCGGAGAACGCCTTCGCCAACGACGGCTCGCGCCATGTCTATTCCCGGTTCCGCAACCCGACATCGGCGATGTTCGAGGATCGGCTGGCCGAATATGAAGGGGCGGAGTGGGCCTATGCCACCTCCAGCGGCATGGCTGCGGTGCATGGCGCGCTGATGAGCGGGCTGCGGACCGGCGACCGGGTGGTGGCGCCGCGTTCGCTCTTCATCTCCTGCTACTGGATCGTCAAGGAGCTGTGCAGCCGCTTCGGCATCGAATCGGTGTTCGTCGACGGCACCGATCTGGCGGAGTGGGAAGAGGCGCTGTCCAAGCCGACCAAGGCGGTCTTCCTGGAAACCCCGTCGAACCCCGGCCTGGAGGTCGTCGACCTGGAAGCCGTCTGCAAGCTGGCCCACGCAGCGGGTGCGGTGGTCGTCGCCGACAACGCCTTCGCGACGCCGGTGCTGCAGCGCCCGTTCGAGTTCGGCGCCGACGTCGTCATCTATTCGGCAACCAAGCACATCGACGGCCAGGGCCGCTGCCTGGGCGGCGTCATCCTGGCCAAGGACAGGAAGTACGGGTCGGACGTCATCCATCCCTTCCTGCGCCACACCGGCCCGACCATTTCCCCCTTCAATTCCTGGCTGCTGCTGAAGGGCATGGAGACGCTGGAGCTGCGCGTGCACGCCCAGTCGGCGGCGGCGCTGCAGGTGGCGGAGTTCCTGGAAAGCCATCCCAAGGTCGCCCAGGTGCTCTATCCGCTGCTGCCCAGCCACCCGCAATACGATCTGGTGCGCAAGCAGATGACCGGCGGCGGCAACATGCTGTCGGTCTTCCTGAAGGGCGGCAAGACCGAGGCGTTCAATGCCCTGAACGGCCTGCGGATGGTGATGATCTCCAACAATCTCGGCGATTCGAAGAGCCTGATCACCCACCCCGCCACCACCACCCATTCCAAGCTGACCGACGAGGAAAAGGTCGCCGCCCGGATCGAACCCGGCCTGCTGCGCCTGTCCGTTGGTCTCGAGGACCCGCAGGACATCATCGAAGATCTCGACCGCGCGCTCGCCGAGGCGTAA
- a CDS encoding cation diffusion facilitator family transporter — protein sequence MPHGHTHGGHSHGGHTHGPHTHGGHHHAPAGYDRSFALGALLNIGFVVVEAVYGLLANSTALLADAGHNLSDVMGLLLAWGAAWLGRRLPEGRYTYGFGNASILASLLNAMILLIAVGAILLEAATRLVEPEPVAETTVMVVAAIGIVINSWTAWLFIGGQKQDINLRGAYLHMVADAAVSVGVVAAALAIRFTGWFWLDPVTSIVIALVIVAGTWGLLRDSVRLAMNAVPDGIDRAGVERYLAGLPGVAAVHDLHIWPISTTETALTAHLVRPGMNQDDALLLEISSVLKDRFGIGHATIQVEHDGSCCRLAPADVV from the coding sequence ATGCCGCATGGACACACCCACGGCGGCCATTCCCATGGCGGTCACACCCACGGCCCCCATACCCATGGCGGCCATCATCACGCCCCCGCCGGCTACGACCGTTCCTTCGCTCTGGGCGCGCTGCTGAACATCGGCTTCGTGGTGGTGGAGGCGGTCTATGGGCTGCTTGCCAACTCGACCGCGCTGCTGGCGGACGCCGGGCACAACCTCAGCGACGTGATGGGGCTGCTGCTGGCCTGGGGGGCGGCGTGGCTGGGGCGACGTCTGCCGGAAGGGCGCTACACCTACGGCTTCGGGAACGCCTCGATCCTGGCGTCGCTGCTGAACGCGATGATCCTGCTGATCGCCGTCGGCGCCATCCTGCTGGAGGCGGCGACCCGGCTGGTGGAACCCGAACCGGTGGCGGAGACCACGGTCATGGTGGTGGCGGCGATCGGCATCGTCATCAACAGCTGGACCGCCTGGCTGTTCATCGGCGGGCAGAAGCAGGACATCAACCTGCGCGGCGCCTATCTGCACATGGTGGCGGACGCGGCGGTGTCCGTCGGCGTGGTGGCGGCGGCGCTGGCCATCCGCTTCACCGGCTGGTTCTGGCTGGACCCGGTGACCAGCATCGTGATCGCGCTGGTGATCGTCGCCGGCACCTGGGGATTGCTGCGCGATTCGGTGCGGCTGGCGATGAATGCGGTGCCCGACGGCATCGACCGGGCGGGGGTGGAGCGCTATCTGGCCGGACTGCCGGGCGTCGCCGCGGTGCATGACCTGCACATCTGGCCGATCAGCACGACGGAAACCGCGCTGACCGCCCATCTGGTCCGTCCCGGCATGAACCAGGACGACGCGCTGCTGCTGGAAATCTCGTCGGTGCTGAAGGATCGCTTCGGCATCGGCCACGCCACCATCCAGGTGGAGCATGACGGCAGCTGCTGCCGTCTGGCTCCGGCGGACGTGGTGTGA
- a CDS encoding OsmC family protein, with protein MKARVTWVDGKMFVGESGSGHAVVMDGAPESGGRNAGIRPMEMLLIGMGGCTCFDIVMILEKGRQQITDCVAAIEAERAETDPKVFTKIHVHFTVTGRKLDPAKVERAIALSAEKYCSASIMLGQTATITHDFEVVEAP; from the coding sequence ATGAAGGCGCGCGTCACCTGGGTGGACGGCAAGATGTTCGTCGGCGAATCCGGCAGCGGCCATGCCGTGGTGATGGATGGCGCGCCCGAATCCGGCGGTCGCAACGCCGGCATCCGTCCGATGGAAATGCTGCTGATCGGGATGGGCGGCTGCACCTGTTTCGATATCGTGATGATCCTGGAGAAGGGCCGCCAGCAGATCACCGACTGCGTCGCCGCCATCGAGGCCGAGCGGGCGGAGACCGACCCGAAGGTCTTCACCAAGATCCACGTCCACTTCACGGTGACAGGCCGCAAGCTGGATCCGGCCAAGGTGGAGCGCGCCATTGCGCTGTCGGCGGAAAAATACTGCTCCGCCTCCATCATGCTGGGCCAGACCGCGACCATCACCCACGACTTCGAGGTGGTCGAGGCGCCGTAA
- a CDS encoding phasin family protein, with amino-acid sequence MSRQNAGNGHPTDRLLAVAGQLTKTGLRSSEMGVAAAQTIGYRTAMMAAAMSNPIDFANPEFIRMGAEKVEAAVEAFHAVATGISEFGQAWFTMVTKQTQAAAVTIGGLAACKNPVEIADVQQRLLADAVDAGIHANLRLIEATAALAAAGMTPAYRKVRANARRLAREQA; translated from the coding sequence ATGTCACGACAGAACGCCGGCAACGGCCATCCCACCGACAGGCTTCTCGCGGTGGCGGGCCAGCTCACCAAGACCGGCCTTCGCAGCAGCGAAATGGGCGTCGCGGCAGCTCAGACCATCGGCTACCGCACGGCAATGATGGCGGCGGCGATGTCGAACCCCATCGACTTCGCCAACCCGGAATTCATCCGCATGGGGGCCGAAAAGGTCGAAGCGGCGGTGGAGGCTTTCCATGCCGTCGCCACCGGCATCAGCGAATTCGGGCAGGCCTGGTTCACCATGGTGACGAAGCAGACCCAGGCGGCTGCCGTCACCATCGGCGGCCTTGCCGCGTGCAAGAATCCGGTGGAGATCGCCGACGTTCAACAGCGCCTGCTGGCCGACGCGGTCGATGCCGGCATCCATGCCAACCTGCGCCTGATCGAGGCGACGGCGGCGCTGGCCGCCGCCGGCATGACCCCCGCCTACCGCAAGGTGCGGGCAAACGCCCGCCGCCTAGCCCGCGAACAGGCCTGA
- a CDS encoding YjbH domain-containing protein, which translates to MRILALLILVAAFPALADDERSSLSGSSLSDWGGVGLLQMPTARMAPDGSMSGGLTALGDLHRHYAISAQPLPWLEVTARNSAYPGYYGLSEPGLDLKLRLRREDEHGPALVIGGRDVTGSGLDLPGKGRFAGEYIALSRRWWDLDLTVGMGWGTLGEAGQLRNPLRFLGGRFRRDRDPSAWPTSRGPGAWFSGERVALFGGAEWHMPAMGPLEGLSLKLESSGDRFRAQRQDEPGFDPGSRYSLGLSWRPVSWADLGAAYEQGRRMMLRLSVRFDPAVDADRFQRPPPAVGPRPSEGAALSAEAIALVARSRGLPARSARIDGDVATLWLDPAGGGRLPLAREVGDAARLLADLAPPQVERLRVVTGAAGIASAATTLLRRDLERAAGHRGSSEEIWRTTVIEPSAGPVPDWRPRLDLSTRLVATFDLAELGTPLTQRTHTDVMLRGEPVRGLVLGGGLRMNAASDIDLLDTNALPAAHPVRSDLPRYVDRPLSLDHAYAAWFANPVDGLTTRLSLGQLEEMYGGIGAEALYQPLAARWALGLDLNQVWKRRPDNLFGIDQDDARGTGHASLYWEAPGAGTTTALRLGRYLGGDWGGTVEVMRRFDGGIGLTAHATWTEGPDGAQSRFGGRMDWGLALVVPIGASGSMPVGGTVETAVRTLGRDAGQRLQQPLPLYDLRVPGGYGRLAGTWSRLLN; encoded by the coding sequence GTGCGCATTCTCGCTCTGCTCATCCTTGTTGCTGCCTTCCCCGCCCTTGCCGACGACGAGCGATCCAGCCTGTCCGGATCAAGCCTGTCCGATTGGGGCGGGGTCGGGCTTTTGCAGATGCCGACTGCGCGGATGGCTCCCGACGGATCGATGAGCGGCGGGTTGACGGCGCTCGGCGACCTGCACCGTCACTATGCCATCTCCGCGCAGCCGCTGCCCTGGCTTGAGGTCACGGCGCGCAACAGCGCCTATCCCGGCTATTACGGCCTCAGCGAACCCGGCCTGGACCTCAAGCTTCGCCTGCGGCGGGAGGACGAACATGGTCCGGCACTGGTCATCGGCGGACGTGACGTGACCGGCTCCGGGCTCGACCTGCCGGGCAAGGGGCGCTTCGCCGGTGAGTACATTGCCCTGTCGCGCCGCTGGTGGGACCTGGACCTCACGGTCGGCATGGGATGGGGGACGCTCGGCGAGGCCGGGCAATTGCGCAATCCGCTGCGCTTCCTGGGCGGCCGGTTCCGCCGCGACCGCGACCCATCGGCATGGCCGACCAGCCGCGGACCAGGGGCATGGTTCAGCGGCGAGCGGGTGGCCCTGTTCGGCGGGGCGGAATGGCACATGCCGGCCATGGGACCGCTGGAAGGGCTGAGCCTGAAGCTGGAGTCATCCGGCGACCGTTTCCGGGCGCAGCGGCAGGACGAGCCGGGCTTCGATCCCGGCAGCCGCTACAGCCTCGGCCTGTCCTGGCGCCCGGTCTCCTGGGCCGATCTGGGCGCCGCCTATGAACAGGGGCGGCGGATGATGCTGCGCCTGTCGGTCCGTTTCGATCCAGCTGTGGATGCCGACCGCTTCCAACGCCCTCCCCCTGCGGTCGGGCCGCGGCCGTCGGAGGGGGCTGCGCTGTCGGCGGAGGCCATCGCGCTGGTCGCCCGCAGCCGCGGCCTGCCCGCGCGGTCCGCCCGCATCGACGGCGACGTGGCGACCCTCTGGCTCGACCCGGCCGGCGGCGGGCGTCTGCCGCTGGCACGCGAAGTCGGCGACGCGGCACGGCTGCTTGCCGATCTCGCCCCGCCGCAGGTGGAGAGGCTGCGCGTGGTCACCGGTGCGGCGGGAATCGCGTCCGCCGCCACCACCCTGCTGCGCCGCGATCTGGAGCGGGCCGCCGGTCACCGCGGCAGTTCCGAAGAGATCTGGCGCACGACCGTCATAGAGCCGTCCGCCGGCCCGGTGCCGGACTGGCGTCCGCGGCTCGACCTGTCGACCCGGCTGGTCGCGACCTTCGATCTGGCGGAACTTGGAACCCCGCTCACCCAACGCACCCACACCGATGTGATGCTGCGCGGCGAGCCTGTTCGCGGGCTGGTGCTCGGCGGCGGCCTGCGCATGAACGCCGCAAGCGACATCGACCTGCTCGATACCAACGCCCTGCCGGCCGCCCATCCGGTGCGTAGCGACCTGCCGCGCTATGTGGACCGCCCGCTGTCGCTCGACCATGCCTATGCGGCGTGGTTCGCCAACCCGGTGGACGGGCTGACCACGCGGCTGTCGCTGGGCCAGTTGGAAGAGATGTATGGCGGCATCGGCGCGGAGGCTCTGTACCAGCCGCTGGCCGCCCGCTGGGCTCTCGGCCTCGACCTCAATCAGGTCTGGAAGCGGCGGCCGGACAACCTGTTCGGCATCGACCAAGACGATGCGCGCGGCACCGGCCATGCCAGCCTCTATTGGGAGGCGCCGGGGGCGGGCACCACCACGGCGTTGCGGCTTGGGCGCTATCTCGGCGGCGACTGGGGCGGAACGGTGGAGGTGATGCGGCGCTTCGACGGCGGCATCGGCCTGACCGCCCACGCCACCTGGACCGAGGGGCCGGACGGCGCCCAAAGCCGCTTCGGCGGGCGGATGGATTGGGGGCTGGCGCTGGTGGTGCCGATCGGGGCATCGGGCTCGATGCCGGTCGGCGGCACCGTCGAGACGGCGGTGCGCACGCTGGGGCGCGATGCCGGGCAGCGCCTGCAGCAGCCGCTGCCGCTCTACGACCTGCGGGTGCCGGGAGGCTACGGCCGCCTCGCCGGCACATGGTCCCGCCTCTTGAACTGA